The sequence CAGCGGCATCATCAGCACCGCCGCGTCCAGCACATCGTCGCCCTCGTGCTGGACGAACGCCCGCCGCTCGGCGGACCAGCCGCGCTGCATGATCCGCCGGTAGATCGCGTCGCGCGTCCCCGACCAGCGGACCAGGTCCGCCGGCAGGCCGCGGTGCGTGGCGATCCGGATCGCCCGTTCGATCGCCACCCAGCACATCAGCTGCGAATAGAGGAAATTCTGGATCTTTCCCCGGGTCTCCCATATTCCTTCGTCCGGCTGGTCCCAGTTGGCGCAGACCCAGTCCACCAGCCGCCCGACGCTGTCCCAGTGCTCGCTGGAAAGCGGCTCTCCCCATTTGTCGTAGAGATAAAGGGAGTCGATCAGGGCGCCGTAGATATCGAGCTGGAGCTGTTTGACGGCATTGTTGCCGATCCGGACGGGCGCCGATCCCCAATGGCCTTCCAGATGTGGGAGCTCTTCTTCCGGGAGATCGCTGCGGCCGTCGATGCCGTACATGATCTGCAACGGGCCACCGGGGGTCTCGTCCAGGCAGATGTTCTCGGAGAGGAAATGGACGAACGCCTTGGCCTCGTCGGTGAAGCCGAGCCGCAGGAGCGCGTACAGGCAGAAGGCGGCGTCGCGTACCCATACATAGCGGTAGTCCCAGTTGCGTTCGCCGCCGATCTGTTCGGGGAGGCTGGTCGTGGGGGCGGCCACGATGGCTCCGGTCGGCGCGTAGGTGAGGAGTTTGAGGGTGAGCGCGGAGCGGTGCACCATCTCCCGCCAGCGTCCCCGGTAGCGCGACTGGGACAGCCAGCCGCGCCAGTAGCGCACCGTGGCACCGAACAGCTGCTCCGCCTCCGTCACCGCACAGTCCCGCGGCTCGATCCCGTCGCCGATCCGGTCCAGGGCGAACACCGCGGACTCGCCCTCGGCCAGGGTGAACGAGGACCGCGCGTCCGGGCCGTCGATCTCTACCGGCATGTTCGACGTCAGCGCGAGGGACAGCGCGGGGGAGGTGAAGACCGTCTGGCACTGCCGGGAGCCGACGGTGTGCGGCTGCCGGCCGTAGTCGAAACGGGGCGCCACCCGGACGGTGAACGGCAGCGAGCCGCGCACGCACAGCACCCGCCGGATCAGCCGATGCCGGTCCGCCTCGCGCGAGTCGTCGACGATCGGCATGAAGTCCTGGACCTCGCCCACGCCGTCGTCGGCGAAGAACCGGGTGATCAGGATGTTGGTGTCGGGGAAGTAGAACTGCTTGGTGCGGGCCGGCACGTCCGGCGCCAGCTCGAAGGCGCCGCCGCGGTCGGCGTCGAGGATCGCCGCGAAGACGCTGGGCGCATCGAAACGTGTACAGCAGTACCAGTCGATGGTGCCGTTCGTCCCGACCAGCGCGGCGGTGCGCATATCGCCGATCAGACCGTGCTCGGCGATGGGGGTGTAACGGGGCACGTCCGACTTGCTGGGGCGGAGGCTCTCGCAGACGGTCATCCGACCTCCCCGGCGGCACCAGGGGCAGCAGTGCTCGGCCGAGCACTGGGTTCAGGTTACCTCCGGGGGGTGGGAGGGGCGAGGGACGCGGGGACCGCCGCTCACCCCCTCCCCGCGGCCTGCGCCGCGGCGCGCTCGCGGGCGTCGGCGGCCCGGTCCGCCCGGCCGAGCTGCTCCTCCAGGCGGGCCTGCGCCGACCAGTTGTACGGGCAGACCGGGCGCAGCTGGATGCGTTCGCTCAGCAACGTCCGGGCCAGCTCGGTGCGGCCGGCGCGCAGGGCCGATTCGACGAGGGTGCGCTGGACGGCGTCCCGCTGCGCATGGCTGCCGCCGAAGGTGTGGAGCCGGTGGCGCAGCGGCAGCAGCAGATCGGCGGCCCGTGCGTACTCCTGCCGGCCGAAGGCGATCAGCGCCCGGCACACCGGCAGACCGATGTCGGCCGTCATGGCGTGATTGGTCACCCCGGGGGCCGCCTCGGCCACCCAGCTCTGCCGGTCCCGCACCAGCCGCTCGGCCTGGGCCAGGCGGCCCGACCCGACGTACGCCATCACCGCATGCACATCGTTGAAGGCGTAGTGGGCGCCGTCCTGACGGCTCTCCCAGGCATCGGCCAGCCGGGCCCACCGCGCGCTCTGATCGTCGCCCACCAGATGGAGCCGCCACAGCAGCGCCGCGGCGTCGAGCAGCTCCATCGCCACCGGCGCCGAGCTCTCGTGGTGGATGGCGGCGTCGTAGATCTCCAGTACGCGGGCGGTGTCCCCCCGTTCCAGTGCGTACAGGGCGTAGTGCCACCAGGTGTGGACGGTGAGGAAGGTGCCCGCCGACCATTCCCGGCTCCGGTCGTCCAGGAAGCGGATCCCGTCGGCGAAGCGGCCCCGCATCTCGTAGGTGTGCGCCACGCCGTGGATGCTCCACACATCGTGCGGATGCTGTGCGAGCGCCGCCAGACCGGCCTCCTCGGCCCGCTCGTAGTGCCCGGTCTCCTCCAGCCCGAACGCGTACATGCCCAGCAGCGGCCCGTGGTGCCGGTCGTCCCGGTTCCAGGCGCCCAGCGCGCCGCCGATCCGGTCGCGCAGGCGCGCGGCGTCCCCGGTGAGGAAGTCCCGCTGATGCCCTGCGAACAGCGCCAGCGCATCGCGCGGGTAGGCGATGTTCAGGTCGTCGAGAACCCGCCCCGCGCCGTGCAGGTCACCGTCCAGCCAGGCCGTCGCGGCGGCCAGATGCATACGCTCCCGACGCGTCGCAGCCGCCTCGTCGAACCCCGTACGGAACCGCCCGAACGCCTTTCGCGCCGCCGCCGCGTCCTTCTCCTCGGTCCCCAGCACCCCCAGATACGCCGCCAGGACCTGCCCCATCACCGACCCCGGCGCGGCGGCGAGCGCCGCCTGCGCATGGCGGGCCACGTCCGGTCGGAAGAACAGCAGGTCGTCCAGGGCATGTTCGTAGTGTTCCAGCGCCTCGGCGCCGGTGTCGGTCATGCGATGTCCGTGCCGGTCTGTGGTCATCGGTGGCTCCAGGAAGGTACGGGACGGTCCGCCAACGGGGCGCGGTGGCCTGCCATCGCCCCATCGTGGCGGTCGGGAGGGGACGAGGGAAGGACGACTCGGGCGGCGCAGGGGGGATCGGCCGGCGCGTACGCCGCTACCGGTGCGCGGGGGCCGTCCCTCGTGTCCGTGCGGCAGGATGCATGTCCATGACCACGGGTATGCCCCTGGCGCCCGGTGGCGGCATACGAGGCCGAACCGACCGTCGCGCTACGCGACGACCGCCCCGACCTGGTCGCCGCACTCAATGCGCACTGGCACCGGCTCGCGGCGGAGCACGGAGTGCTCGACGCGGGCGGCGAGTTCCTGCTGCACATCGGCGGCCCGGTGGGCGGGACCGCGCCCTGGACGCGGGTGCGGCTCACCGCACGGTGGGACCTGGCCGGGGTCCTCGGCGCGCGCCCGGGGCGGCCCGAGTTCGTGACGCTGTCACCGGACGGCGAGCAATCCGGCGCTGCCTGCGGACGTCATGCGCCGGATGCTCGCCGCGGTGGCGGAAGGGATCCGCGGCGCGTCAGCGCGGTGAGGGCTTTCCTCACCTCACGGACGCGAGCTCGTCCGCGGCGCGCGGCGCCGGGCGGAGGGGCGGGGCGGCTGGGCGGCGTCGGTGGTCGGGGTCTCGGCGTCGGGGGCCGGGGCGGGCTGCGGAGGGAGGGGCCGGAAGGGGAGTTCGCCCGCGTAGCCGACGGCGAGGGCGAGCTGATGGCCCGCCAGGTGCCGGGCGTGGGCGAGGGTCAGGGCCCGGTCGCGGGCGATCAGGCGGGTGGCGAGGCCCGTGAGGAGGGCGAGGGCGACGGTGGCGACCTCGTCGGGGTCGCAGTCGCGGAAGTCGCCCGTGGCGAGCCCGGCCGTCACGGTGGCGGCGAGCGGCTGGATGATCCGGTCGTTGAGCGAGGCGAGCGTGCGGGCGAGTTCGGGGGAGCCGGCGGCCCGCATTTCCAGTTCGGACCACAGGCGCCATTCCATGACGTCCTCATGGGTCAGCGGCAGCCCGAAGTCGATCAGATCGGCGAGCCGTTCCGGCGGTGCGGAGCGGTGCTCGCTGTCCGTACGGCGCTCCAGCCGGGCCTCGGCGGCGCTCAGGGAGTGGGTGAGGGAAGCGGTCAGCAGCTGCGCGCGGGTGGAGAAGTGGTAGTGCACCAGCGCGGTGGAGGCTCCGGCGCGGCGGGCGATATCGGCGATGCGTACGCCGTCGAAGCCGTCGCGGGCGATCAGTTCCAGGGCCGCGCGCAAAATCCGTTCCCGGCCGTCGT is a genomic window of Streptomyces gilvosporeus containing:
- a CDS encoding glycoside hydrolase family 15 protein, with protein sequence MTVCESLRPSKSDVPRYTPIAEHGLIGDMRTAALVGTNGTIDWYCCTRFDAPSVFAAILDADRGGAFELAPDVPARTKQFYFPDTNILITRFFADDGVGEVQDFMPIVDDSREADRHRLIRRVLCVRGSLPFTVRVAPRFDYGRQPHTVGSRQCQTVFTSPALSLALTSNMPVEIDGPDARSSFTLAEGESAVFALDRIGDGIEPRDCAVTEAEQLFGATVRYWRGWLSQSRYRGRWREMVHRSALTLKLLTYAPTGAIVAAPTTSLPEQIGGERNWDYRYVWVRDAAFCLYALLRLGFTDEAKAFVHFLSENICLDETPGGPLQIMYGIDGRSDLPEEELPHLEGHWGSAPVRIGNNAVKQLQLDIYGALIDSLYLYDKWGEPLSSEHWDSVGRLVDWVCANWDQPDEGIWETRGKIQNFLYSQLMCWVAIERAIRIATHRGLPADLVRWSGTRDAIYRRIMQRGWSAERRAFVQHEGDDVLDAAVLMMPLAKFISPTDPKWLSTLDVLGEGLVSDSLVYRYDPRSSPDGLRGDEGTFSICSFWYVEALSRAGRVDEARLAFEKMLTYANHLGLYAEEIGRTGEQIGNFPQAFTHLALISAAFNLDRTLG
- a CDS encoding tetratricopeptide repeat protein, with amino-acid sequence MTTDRHGHRMTDTGAEALEHYEHALDDLLFFRPDVARHAQAALAAAPGSVMGQVLAAYLGVLGTEEKDAAAARKAFGRFRTGFDEAAATRRERMHLAAATAWLDGDLHGAGRVLDDLNIAYPRDALALFAGHQRDFLTGDAARLRDRIGGALGAWNRDDRHHGPLLGMYAFGLEETGHYERAEEAGLAALAQHPHDVWSIHGVAHTYEMRGRFADGIRFLDDRSREWSAGTFLTVHTWWHYALYALERGDTARVLEIYDAAIHHESSAPVAMELLDAAALLWRLHLVGDDQSARWARLADAWESRQDGAHYAFNDVHAVMAYVGSGRLAQAERLVRDRQSWVAEAAPGVTNHAMTADIGLPVCRALIAFGRQEYARAADLLLPLRHRLHTFGGSHAQRDAVQRTLVESALRAGRTELARTLLSERIQLRPVCPYNWSAQARLEEQLGRADRAADARERAAAQAAGRG
- a CDS encoding TetR/AcrR family transcriptional regulator, which translates into the protein MSANDGRERILRAALELIARDGFDGVRIADIARRAGASTALVHYHFSTRAQLLTASLTHSLSAAEARLERRTDSEHRSAPPERLADLIDFGLPLTHEDVMEWRLWSELEMRAAGSPELARTLASLNDRIIQPLAATVTAGLATGDFRDCDPDEVATVALALLTGLATRLIARDRALTLAHARHLAGHQLALAVGYAGELPFRPLPPQPAPAPDAETPTTDAAQPPRPSARRRAPRTSSRP